One Kitasatospora sp. NBC_01266 genomic window carries:
- a CDS encoding MurR/RpiR family transcriptional regulator — MESSSVSGGQLAAHVRAHLPGLRDAEARVAQVVLDQGADLPNLTIGDVAALAGTAPSSVVRACQRLGFRGFQQLKLAAARQAPRPDPTTEQDTAEQDPAVRALTDTLRAAREALDGLTATLDAAELRAAAELLGSASRVLVVGAGLSGAVALDAAYRLRALGCAVDAPADPSTAQLAAGLLSPGAVCLAISHTGASRTTVDAARLARGTGADVIALTSTTHSPLSDLSSRTLVAGGQDLILGLETVASRLAHLAVIDALALTLLTLRGASAEQALFLSAGITADHLY; from the coding sequence ATGGAATCCAGTTCCGTAAGCGGTGGTCAGCTCGCCGCCCATGTCCGCGCCCACCTGCCGGGCCTGCGCGACGCCGAGGCGCGCGTCGCCCAGGTCGTCCTCGACCAGGGCGCCGACCTGCCGAACCTGACCATCGGCGATGTCGCCGCGCTGGCCGGCACGGCGCCGTCCTCGGTGGTCCGCGCCTGCCAGCGGCTCGGCTTCCGCGGCTTCCAGCAGCTGAAGCTGGCGGCCGCCCGCCAGGCACCCCGCCCGGACCCGACCACCGAGCAGGACACCGCCGAACAGGACCCCGCCGTCCGGGCGTTGACCGACACCCTGCGTGCGGCCCGGGAGGCCCTCGACGGGCTGACCGCCACCCTGGACGCCGCCGAGCTGCGCGCCGCCGCCGAGTTGCTCGGCTCGGCGAGCCGGGTGCTGGTGGTCGGCGCCGGCCTCTCCGGCGCGGTGGCCCTGGACGCCGCCTACCGCCTGCGCGCACTGGGCTGCGCCGTCGACGCCCCCGCCGACCCCAGCACCGCCCAACTGGCCGCCGGGCTGCTGTCGCCCGGCGCCGTCTGCCTGGCCATCAGCCACACCGGCGCCAGCCGCACCACCGTCGACGCCGCCCGGCTAGCCCGTGGCACGGGCGCCGACGTGATCGCCCTGACCAGCACCACGCACTCCCCCCTGAGCGACCTGAGCAGCCGGACCCTGGTGGCCGGCGGCCAGGACCTCATCCTCGGCCTGGAGACCGTCGCCAGCCGCCTGGCCCACCTGGCGGTGATCGACGCCCTCGCCCTGACCCTGCTGACCTTGCGCGGCGCGAGCGCGGAGCAGGCGCTGTTCCTGTCCGCCGGGATCACGGCGGACCACCTCTACTGA
- a CDS encoding SDR family NAD(P)-dependent oxidoreductase, with translation MLRPTLPLTDLVIGITPFQEPDAGLAEAVCRAGALGVLDLGSGDRHAREEFARLRERVPGRFGVRIGPDCRLSPADLRPAGGCGNTLLLAVDTPGWALPALAREYRLLVEVTDLTQALAAVRAGAHGLIARGAESGGRVGELSTFVLLQQLVGAPEIEVPVWAAGGIGPHTAAGAVAGGAVGVVLDSQLALLAESAASQEAAAAVRGMDGSETSVVDGRRVLSRSTADRALTVGQDGFLAARFAERWGTVARTVHGLRTAVLDGLRAVTAPGAAAELLGPRAPLSLALGTALPVAQGPMTRVSDQPGFAAAVAEAGALPFVALALAGPEQTRELLARTTEAVGGLPWGVGVLGFAPEEVRSAQLAQVLAARPSHAVIAGGRPSQARVLEEAGIRTFLHVPSPGLLGQFLADGARRFVFEGAECGGHVGPRHSFPLWEAQLAVLADFLDAAPQADRQAARVELLFAGGVHDERSAAMVAAMTAPLAARGVAAGVLMGTAYLFTEEAVAHGAVRPQFQRQVLAARHTELLQTAPGHATRCVPSPFTAEFELTRQRLRADGVPDRQIWEQLEQLNVGRLRIASKGVDRVAGTLAPVDEQGQLERGMFMAGQVAVLRSDTTTLAELHAAVSTGAAGYLAARGAELAERLGLAIPAEAEPAPEPLEIAVIGMAGMFPGAPDLPAFWANVVHGVDSVTEVPAERWDPALYHAADGAPGTTPSKWGGFLPPIPFDPLSYGIPPAALGSIEPVQLLALEAARRALLDAGYDGGGAEGGRDFDRSRTSVVFGAEAGSDLSNAGVLGAVLPSYLGTVPPAIAEQLPELTEDSFPGMLSNVIAGRIANRLDLGGANFTVDAACASSLAALDVACKELAAGTADLALCGGADLHNGINDFLLFASVHALSPTGRSRPFDASADGIALGEGVGCLVLKRLADAERDGDRVYAVVQGVGSASDGRSLGLTAPRPEGQRLALERAYRSSGVQPAEVGLLEAHGTGTVVGDRTELATLTTVFAEAGAAPGSCALGSVKSQIGHTKCAAGLAGLIKASLALHTGVKPPTLHLAQPNAAWQAADSPFAFHAEARPWAAPPAQRVAGVSAFGFGGTNFHAVLRGYDGPSPVHGLQEWPAELFTFRGTDRARALRAVSELLRLARAEGAPWRLRDLALAASRRAESAQGPVRVAVVASDLAELTALLERALDGEQSPADGLYLAAEDGEDTGELAFLFPGQGSQRPGMFAELFSAFPGVQRHLRLGEAYADVLYPPLAFTPEAREAQRGAVTDTRVAQPVLGMAGLAAYELLALAGVRPQLAGGHSYGELVALCAAGALAAEDLPALGAERARAILDAVGEGADPGSMAAVTAGAEQVEQLLAAAGLAGRVVAANHNAPRQTVISGATEEVAAATKLLREAGHDVKRLPVACAFHSPLVAGAGERFAQALAARAVRAPEFPVFANRTAAAYPLDPAGVRAELEAQIGAPVRFVAQLEAMYQAGARVFVEAGPGSVLTRLVSAVLGDRPHRAVALEGRRRGLPGFLDALAELAVAGVPVRTERLLRGRDAVDASRARATRRPGWTVDGQLVRTAAGELLPGALAPARLVPEALMTDHVPQPTGGDALVSEFLRSSRELIAAQRDVLLSYLGGPAGGTVGVPAALSLPAAVLPVPSPALAAAPAPAVTATPAVVQPPAAGDLSVLVVEVISERTGYPADMIEPDLDLEADLSIDSIKRTEIIGQLARRLGTAGELGQLTDDQIEELSRARTTAAITDWLTARIGSAAPAVTATPTAVQPPAIGDLSVLVVEVISERTGYPADMIEPDLDLEADLSIDSIKRTEIIGQLARRLGAATELGQLTDDQIEELSRARTTAAITDWLTTRVHRAAPEPAAATPLPDEPSAVVGHEPLRLEFRLAPLTEATGSPAALAGKRFVLLGEDGHGVREALTARLAAHDAQVLTVDAAHQLSAADGPVDGVLLLDPLAIDGAPVLPGCVPALQAALATSPRWLLAARTARLARPDGTPADGASTDGAPADRAPLDSGRTAGLRGLFRTLAREYPDTVARLVELDPVDPARAADTLLGELLAEDREPVVLRGASGRQGLTLVESGLGLLGSTGAGPAGDGVAEAAALGLDQDAVVLLVGGARGITARFAATLAAAGRCRLELLGRTAPPEGPEDPLTAAARDRAALRTALARQGVPLPEIDATASRLLAGREVAATLDELSALGSPARYRAVDAADPAALRQAVKEVYAEYGRLDGVVYAAGVIEDKVLAEKDPRSFRRVFATKADGARALLDALAELPEGPRFTVLFGSIAAALGNRGQSDYAAANDALEELGARWAERTECRALTVHWGPWAPSGAHGGMVSAELAHDYVRRGVRLIDPAAGTLALLRELAWGAEQTRSVVYTASGW, from the coding sequence ATGCTGAGGCCCACCTTACCGCTGACCGATCTCGTCATCGGGATCACACCGTTCCAGGAACCGGACGCCGGGCTCGCCGAGGCAGTCTGCCGCGCCGGAGCCCTGGGGGTGCTGGATCTGGGGAGCGGTGACCGCCATGCGCGCGAGGAGTTCGCCAGACTCCGGGAGAGAGTCCCTGGCCGCTTCGGCGTCCGGATCGGGCCCGACTGCCGCCTCTCACCAGCGGATCTGCGCCCGGCGGGCGGATGCGGAAACACCCTGCTGCTGGCCGTGGACACTCCCGGCTGGGCACTCCCCGCGCTGGCCCGGGAGTACCGCCTGCTCGTCGAAGTGACCGACCTGACACAGGCGCTGGCCGCCGTTCGCGCCGGGGCCCACGGACTGATCGCGCGCGGCGCCGAGAGCGGCGGGCGGGTCGGCGAGTTGAGCACCTTCGTGCTGCTGCAGCAGCTGGTCGGTGCGCCCGAGATCGAGGTGCCCGTCTGGGCGGCCGGCGGGATCGGGCCGCACACCGCGGCCGGGGCGGTGGCCGGTGGCGCCGTGGGCGTGGTGCTGGACAGCCAACTCGCGCTGCTGGCCGAGTCCGCGGCCTCCCAGGAGGCCGCGGCGGCCGTGCGCGGCATGGACGGATCCGAGACCAGCGTGGTCGACGGCCGCCGGGTGCTGAGCAGGAGTACGGCCGATCGTGCGCTGACGGTCGGTCAGGACGGCTTTCTCGCGGCTCGGTTCGCCGAGCGGTGGGGCACGGTGGCCCGCACCGTGCACGGTCTGCGGACAGCCGTGCTGGACGGGCTGCGGGCGGTCACCGCGCCGGGCGCGGCCGCCGAGCTGCTCGGCCCCCGGGCACCGCTCAGCCTGGCGCTCGGCACCGCACTGCCGGTGGCGCAGGGGCCGATGACCAGGGTCAGCGACCAGCCGGGGTTCGCGGCCGCGGTGGCCGAGGCCGGCGCGCTGCCGTTCGTGGCGCTGGCGCTGGCCGGCCCGGAGCAGACCCGGGAGCTGCTCGCGCGGACCACCGAGGCCGTCGGTGGACTCCCCTGGGGAGTCGGCGTGTTGGGCTTCGCACCGGAAGAGGTCCGCAGCGCCCAGCTGGCGCAGGTGCTGGCCGCCCGACCCAGCCACGCGGTGATCGCGGGCGGACGCCCCTCGCAGGCCCGGGTGCTGGAGGAGGCGGGCATCCGCACCTTCCTGCACGTGCCCTCGCCCGGTCTGCTGGGCCAGTTCCTGGCGGACGGGGCGCGCCGGTTCGTCTTCGAGGGCGCGGAGTGCGGCGGACACGTCGGCCCCCGGCACAGCTTCCCGCTCTGGGAGGCGCAGTTGGCGGTGCTGGCGGACTTCCTCGACGCCGCGCCGCAGGCCGACCGGCAGGCCGCGCGGGTGGAGCTGCTCTTCGCGGGCGGCGTGCACGACGAGCGCTCGGCGGCGATGGTGGCGGCGATGACCGCGCCGCTGGCCGCCCGGGGGGTGGCCGCCGGGGTGCTGATGGGCACGGCGTACCTGTTCACCGAGGAGGCGGTGGCCCACGGCGCGGTGCGGCCGCAGTTCCAGCGCCAGGTCCTGGCGGCGCGGCACACCGAGCTGCTGCAGACCGCGCCCGGCCACGCCACCCGGTGCGTCCCGAGCCCCTTCACCGCGGAGTTCGAGCTGACCAGGCAGCGGCTGCGGGCGGACGGCGTGCCGGACCGGCAGATCTGGGAGCAGCTGGAGCAGCTGAACGTCGGGCGGTTGCGGATCGCCAGCAAGGGCGTCGACCGGGTGGCGGGGACGCTCGCCCCGGTGGACGAGCAGGGGCAGCTGGAGCGGGGCATGTTCATGGCCGGGCAGGTCGCCGTGCTGCGCTCGGACACCACCACGCTGGCCGAGCTGCACGCGGCCGTCAGCACCGGCGCGGCCGGCTACCTGGCCGCCCGGGGAGCGGAGTTGGCGGAGCGGCTGGGACTGGCGATCCCCGCCGAGGCGGAGCCGGCGCCGGAACCGCTGGAGATCGCCGTGATCGGCATGGCGGGGATGTTCCCCGGCGCGCCGGACCTGCCCGCGTTCTGGGCGAACGTGGTGCACGGGGTGGACTCGGTGACCGAGGTGCCGGCCGAGCGCTGGGACCCGGCGCTCTACCACGCGGCCGACGGCGCTCCCGGCACCACTCCGTCCAAGTGGGGCGGGTTCCTGCCGCCGATCCCGTTCGACCCGCTGAGCTACGGCATCCCGCCGGCCGCGCTCGGCAGCATCGAGCCGGTGCAGCTGCTGGCGCTGGAGGCCGCGCGCCGCGCCCTGCTGGACGCGGGGTACGACGGCGGCGGTGCCGAGGGCGGCCGGGACTTCGACCGCTCCCGCACCAGTGTGGTCTTCGGCGCGGAGGCGGGCAGCGACCTGTCGAACGCCGGGGTGCTGGGCGCGGTGCTGCCGTCCTACCTGGGCACGGTGCCGCCGGCGATCGCCGAGCAGCTGCCCGAGCTCACCGAGGACTCCTTCCCCGGCATGCTCTCCAACGTCATCGCGGGGCGGATCGCCAACCGGCTCGACCTGGGCGGGGCCAACTTCACCGTCGACGCGGCCTGCGCCTCCTCGCTCGCCGCGCTGGACGTGGCCTGCAAGGAACTTGCCGCCGGCACCGCCGACCTGGCGCTGTGCGGTGGCGCCGACCTGCACAACGGGATCAACGACTTCCTGCTCTTCGCCTCGGTGCACGCGCTCTCCCCCACCGGCCGCTCCCGCCCGTTCGACGCATCGGCGGACGGCATCGCGCTGGGCGAGGGTGTGGGCTGCCTGGTGCTGAAGCGGCTGGCGGACGCCGAGCGGGACGGCGACCGGGTGTACGCCGTGGTCCAGGGGGTCGGCAGCGCGAGCGACGGCCGCTCGCTGGGCCTGACCGCGCCCCGGCCCGAGGGGCAGCGGCTGGCGCTGGAGCGGGCCTACCGCAGCAGCGGCGTCCAGCCGGCCGAGGTCGGCCTGCTGGAGGCGCACGGCACCGGCACCGTGGTCGGCGACCGCACCGAACTCGCCACGCTGACCACGGTGTTCGCCGAGGCCGGGGCAGCGCCCGGGAGTTGCGCGCTGGGGTCGGTCAAGTCGCAGATCGGGCACACCAAGTGCGCGGCCGGGCTGGCCGGGCTGATCAAGGCGTCACTGGCGCTGCACACCGGTGTCAAGCCGCCCACCCTGCACCTGGCGCAGCCGAACGCGGCCTGGCAGGCGGCGGACAGCCCGTTCGCGTTCCACGCCGAGGCCCGGCCGTGGGCCGCACCGCCGGCCCAACGGGTGGCCGGCGTCAGCGCCTTCGGCTTCGGCGGCACCAACTTCCATGCGGTGCTGCGCGGCTACGACGGCCCGTCGCCGGTGCACGGACTGCAGGAGTGGCCGGCCGAGCTGTTCACCTTCCGGGGCACCGACCGGGCCAGGGCGCTGCGCGCGGTGTCCGAGCTGCTGCGCCTCGCGCGGGCCGAGGGTGCGCCCTGGCGGCTGCGCGACCTGGCGCTGGCCGCCTCCCGGCGCGCGGAGTCGGCGCAGGGTCCGGTGCGGGTCGCGGTGGTGGCCTCGGACCTCGCCGAGCTGACCGCGCTGCTGGAGCGGGCGCTGGACGGGGAGCAGAGCCCGGCCGACGGGCTGTACCTGGCCGCCGAGGACGGCGAGGACACCGGCGAGCTCGCCTTCCTCTTCCCCGGGCAGGGCAGCCAGCGGCCCGGGATGTTCGCGGAGCTCTTCTCGGCCTTCCCGGGCGTGCAGCGCCACCTGCGGCTGGGCGAGGCGTACGCCGACGTGCTCTACCCGCCGCTGGCCTTCACGCCCGAGGCCCGCGAGGCGCAGCGCGGCGCGGTGACCGACACCCGGGTGGCCCAGCCGGTGCTCGGCATGGCCGGGCTGGCCGCCTACGAGCTGCTGGCGCTGGCCGGGGTCCGTCCGCAGCTGGCGGGCGGCCACAGCTACGGCGAGCTGGTCGCACTCTGCGCGGCGGGCGCGCTGGCGGCCGAGGACCTCCCCGCGCTCGGCGCCGAGCGGGCCCGGGCCATCCTGGACGCGGTCGGCGAGGGCGCGGACCCCGGGTCGATGGCGGCGGTGACGGCCGGTGCCGAGCAGGTCGAGCAGCTGCTGGCGGCGGCCGGGCTGGCCGGCCGGGTGGTCGCCGCCAACCACAACGCGCCGCGCCAGACGGTCATTTCGGGCGCCACCGAGGAGGTGGCCGCCGCGACGAAGCTGCTGCGGGAGGCCGGGCACGACGTCAAGCGGCTGCCGGTCGCCTGCGCCTTCCACAGCCCGCTGGTGGCGGGCGCCGGCGAGCGGTTCGCCCAGGCGCTGGCCGCCCGCGCGGTGCGGGCGCCGGAGTTCCCGGTCTTCGCCAACCGGACCGCCGCCGCCTACCCGCTGGACCCGGCCGGGGTGCGGGCCGAACTGGAGGCCCAGATCGGCGCGCCGGTGCGCTTCGTGGCGCAGCTGGAGGCCATGTACCAGGCGGGCGCGCGGGTCTTCGTCGAAGCCGGCCCCGGGTCGGTGCTGACCCGCCTGGTGTCGGCGGTGCTCGGCGACCGGCCGCACCGCGCGGTGGCCCTCGAGGGACGCCGGCGCGGACTGCCCGGCTTCCTCGACGCGCTGGCCGAACTGGCCGTCGCGGGCGTTCCGGTGCGCACCGAACGGCTGCTGCGCGGCCGGGACGCGGTGGACGCGAGCCGGGCGCGGGCCACCCGCCGGCCCGGCTGGACGGTGGACGGACAGCTGGTGCGAACCGCTGCCGGAGAACTGCTGCCCGGTGCGCTGGCACCGGCCCGACTCGTGCCGGAGGCGCTGATGACCGACCACGTACCGCAACCGACCGGCGGGGACGCCCTGGTCTCGGAGTTCCTTCGCAGCAGCCGGGAGTTGATCGCGGCGCAGCGGGACGTGCTGCTGAGTTACCTCGGTGGCCCGGCCGGTGGGACGGTCGGTGTGCCCGCCGCGCTCTCGTTGCCGGCCGCCGTCCTACCGGTACCGTCGCCGGCCCTCGCCGCGGCTCCCGCGCCGGCGGTCACCGCGACCCCGGCCGTCGTGCAACCACCCGCGGCGGGGGACCTGTCGGTCCTGGTGGTGGAGGTGATCAGTGAACGCACCGGCTACCCCGCCGACATGATCGAACCCGACCTCGACCTCGAAGCCGACCTCAGCATCGACTCCATCAAACGCACCGAGATCATCGGCCAACTCGCCAGGCGCCTCGGCACGGCCGGCGAACTCGGCCAACTCACTGACGACCAGATCGAAGAACTCTCCCGCGCCCGCACCACCGCCGCCATCACCGACTGGCTCACCGCCCGGATCGGCAGTGCGGCTCCGGCGGTCACCGCGACCCCGACCGCCGTGCAACCGCCCGCGATCGGCGACCTGTCGGTCCTGGTGGTCGAGGTGATCAGCGAACGCACCGGCTACCCCGCCGACATGATCGAACCCGACCTCGACCTCGAAGCCGACCTCAGCATCGACTCCATCAAACGCACCGAGATCATCGGCCAACTCGCCAGGCGCCTCGGCGCCGCCACCGAACTCGGCCAACTCACCGACGACCAGATCGAAGAACTCTCCCGCGCCCGCACCACCGCCGCCATCACCGACTGGCTCACCACCCGGGTGCACCGGGCCGCACCGGAACCGGCCGCCGCCACCCCGCTGCCTGACGAACCGTCAGCAGTGGTGGGACACGAACCGCTGCGCCTGGAGTTCCGGCTCGCACCGCTGACCGAGGCCACCGGGAGCCCGGCGGCGCTGGCCGGCAAGCGCTTCGTCCTGCTCGGCGAGGACGGCCACGGCGTCCGCGAGGCGCTGACCGCCCGGCTGGCCGCGCACGACGCGCAGGTGCTGACCGTGGACGCCGCTCACCAACTGTCGGCGGCGGACGGGCCGGTGGACGGCGTGCTGCTGCTCGACCCGCTCGCGATCGACGGCGCTCCGGTGCTGCCGGGCTGCGTGCCCGCGCTACAGGCCGCCCTCGCCACCTCGCCCCGCTGGCTCCTTGCCGCCCGAACCGCTCGACTCGCCCGACCGGACGGCACCCCGGCAGACGGTGCCTCGACAGACGGCGCCCCGGCAGACCGCGCGCCGCTGGACAGCGGCCGGACGGCCGGGCTGCGCGGGCTGTTCCGCACGCTGGCCCGCGAGTACCCGGACACCGTGGCCCGGCTGGTCGAGCTGGACCCGGTGGACCCAGCCCGGGCGGCCGACACGCTGCTCGGCGAGCTGCTGGCCGAGGACCGCGAGCCGGTGGTGCTGCGCGGTGCGAGCGGGCGCCAGGGCCTGACCCTGGTGGAGTCGGGCCTCGGGCTGCTGGGCAGCACGGGCGCCGGTCCGGCCGGCGACGGCGTGGCGGAGGCCGCGGCGCTGGGGCTGGACCAGGACGCCGTGGTGCTGCTGGTCGGCGGCGCGCGCGGGATCACCGCGCGGTTCGCGGCCACGCTGGCCGCCGCCGGCCGGTGCCGCCTGGAGCTGCTGGGCCGCACCGCGCCGCCCGAGGGCCCCGAGGACCCGCTGACGGCCGCGGCCCGCGACCGCGCCGCGCTGCGGACCGCGCTCGCCCGCCAGGGCGTGCCGCTGCCCGAGATCGACGCCACCGCCTCCCGGCTGCTGGCCGGGCGCGAGGTCGCGGCGACGCTCGACGAACTGTCGGCGCTCGGCTCACCGGCCCGCTACCGGGCGGTGGACGCCGCCGATCCGGCCGCGCTGCGCCAGGCGGTCAAGGAGGTCTACGCCGAGTACGGCCGGCTGGACGGCGTGGTGTACGCGGCGGGCGTGATCGAGGACAAGGTGCTCGCCGAGAAGGACCCGCGCTCCTTCCGCCGGGTCTTCGCCACCAAGGCCGACGGCGCCCGGGCGCTGCTGGACGCGCTGGCCGAACTGCCGGAGGGGCCGCGCTTCACGGTGCTCTTCGGCAGTATCGCGGCGGCGCTCGGCAACCGGGGCCAGAGCGACTACGCGGCGGCCAACGACGCGCTCGAGGAGCTGGGCGCCCGCTGGGCCGAGCGCACCGAGTGCCGCGCGCTCACCGTGCACTGGGGTCCGTGGGCACCGTCGGGCGCGCACGGCGGCATGGTCTCCGCCGAGTTGGCGCACGACTACGTGCGGCGGGGCGTGCGGCTGATCGACCCGGCGGCGGGCACCCTGGCGCTGCTGCGCGAGCTCGCCTGGGGCGCGGAGCAGACCCGGTCCGTGGTCTACACCGCGTCGGGCTGGTGA